Below is a window of Halarcobacter anaerophilus DNA.
TCTTCGGGAAGCTCAAAAGCGATTGTTTTTAAAGCTCCAAAACTCATAAGTTTCAAAGAAACTTCACTTTGAAGTCCTGTTATAACCGAAAAAAAATCATCCATTTTTGTCAATTTGAACTCTTTTTCTTCTTCACAACCGTCAATTGGAACAACCACTTCAAAAATCATAGAATTCCTTTGTAAAATTATTAGATTTTACAAAAAATAGTATTTGTTGTCAATTAATAATCTTCAAATTTATGCTATACTCTTATATTATGATAGTTTCAAACAACAATAATTTATTAAATATATTATTGCCAAACGATAATAAAGCTTTAAAAGAGGTTTTAAAAGAGGCTGATTCTAAAACTTTAGAGAGTTTAAGCAAAGGTTCTACTTCTGTAGGTGATATTTTAAAGAATCTTTTCAGTGATTTAAAAACCGGAGAAAAAAATCTTTCAACTATAGAAAATCTTTTGAAAAACTCAAATTCATTTAAAGAGTTGGGAAACTTTTCAAAATCTATTTCAACTTTATTGGATAAACTTGATCCTTCAATGGAAAAATTCAGACCTCTTTTGAAAGCTTTTTCAAAAGATATTTCAAATCTTGATGCAAATAAATTAAAAGATTTAATTTCAAAATCGGGAGTATTTTTAGAAGCAAAAACACTTCAACAAACAAGCGGTAATCAAAACATGCCTAAAAGTTTGGAAAATATTTTGATTGAAATAAAAAACGTTTTAAAAGATATTCCGAACCTGCAAAGCAAAAATTTAACAAATCTTATTGATAAGATGCTTCAAAAAAGCGACTCTTCACAACAGCTTACAAATGATTTAAAAACATTAACAAACGGTCTGCAAGAAGTCTCAAAAGGCTTAAATAACAGACAAATAGATAATCTGTTAAATCTAGCGAATACTTTGAAGAATATCTCTTCAGAGGGGCAGTTAATAGAATCAAAAATAGAAAATTTCAAACCTCTTCAAAACAGTCAAAATTCTCAAATACAAAATCAAACTATTTTACAAAATAAGCAAGACTTGATAACAAAAACTATTGATACGCTTTTTCAACTAAAAAATGAGATCTCTTTAAATAACAATCTTCCAAATAAACAAAATCTTTTAAATCAGATTGATACTCTTTTACAATCAAAAGATCTGTTTTTACAAAACAGTTCCCAAACAGAAGTAAAAAATATGCTCAATCAACTCTCTGATTTGATTCAGTCAAAAGATTTTCCCTCTTCTAACAATCTGGAAAGATTTGCTATGAATCTAAAAAATCAAAGTGATGAAATAATAAATTTAGAAAACAAGCTTTTTCAAAATCAAAATATACAAGCAGAGAAAAACAGCTTAACAAAAGAGATTCAACAAACCCTTTTTAACCTAAAAAATGAGATTTTAAATCTAAACACTTCTGATAATAAACTTATAAATCAAATAATAGATAAACTTTTGAATATACAAAATCTTTTTTCAAAAGTCGAAATACCTTTTGATATGAAAAGTTTACAGCAAACAAATTTGCTTAATAATTTCCAAAGTAATTTTGCATCGAATATTAATAATCTGATTGTAAATTTAAAAGAGAGTATCGTAAATTTAAATTTGGAACCTCAAAATCTCAATCTTCATAACACTATTTTCAAAAATATCGAAAAACTTGAGACAATTGCACATAACTTATTGCAGCCTTCAAATTTAATTGATAAACAAACTAGCCAAAACTCCCTTCATAACGATATAAAAGCGGTACTTCTGCAAATGCAAGGCGAATTACAGACAAAAAGTGATTCAGATTCCGTAGAGTTGTCAAAACAAGTTGATAAAATGGTTACTCAAATTGAATATCATCAATTATTATCCATAACATCAAACAGCAATAACGTATATCTGCCCTTTATCTGGGATATGTTAGATGATGGCACAATATCAATGAAAAAATTAGAGGAAGAGAAGTTTTATTGTGAAATCAATCTTTCATTAAAAGAGTTCGGTCAAACAAGACTTCTTTTGGCTTTATACGACAAAAACAAACTTGATATGACTATATATGTCTCAAAAGAGAGCTTCAAACAAACTTTTAGAGAAAATTTGACAAAATTAAAACAAGCACTTAACTCGGCAAATTTAATTCCCGTTGATATTAAAATTATTGATATGAAAAGAGAAAGACAAACAGGAGAAAACAAACAAAACATCAATCCTTACGGTCAAAATCAAGATTTAAATACGGGCTTTAATATAAGGGTTTAAAATGAAAAAGAATAATCTTCAAAAAGCTGTTGCACTTGGATATGATATTCAAACAGATGCCGCTCCTAAAGTTATAGCAAAAGGAAGTGGAGCCTTAGCAAATAATATAATAAAAATAGCCCAAGAAAATGATATTCCTATAAAAAAAGATGAAGATTTAATCGAGCTCTTGTCTGCAATCGATATTGATAAAGAGATACCCGACAGTATGTATAAAGCGGTTGCAGAGATATTTGCTTTTATTTATGATTTAACAAAAAATGAAAGAGAAAAAAAAGAGAAAGAGAAATAAATATCTTGATAATATTGTAAGTTCATTTATAATATAATCCAACAAAAATTAAAAACTGGCTACAAATGAGAACAGATAATCTGGATAATCCTTTTTTTGTATTATTACTATGTATTTTTTCTGTGTTTGTGAATATAATATCTTCTATATATTTTTTTCCCATACTTTTTATAGGTGTTCTGTTTATAAGTTTTTTTATTTGCTTAAAAAGAAGACATCACTACTCTTTGATATTTATAATCATAACTTTCTGTTTAATTGAAATCAATAGCGGTTTTAAAATTTTTTCACTCTCACTTTTATCAACTTTTGTATATGTTTTTATTGCACCTTATATAAAAAGGACACTTAGTTTTAACAGTTTAAATCCATATATTTATATAGCGGTATTTTATTTGGGAGTCTATATTATGTGGTCCTTAAACAATGATTTAACACCCCAGCTAAATTATACTCTTCTAATAAATCTGGCAATCGACTTTTTTATATTTGGAGTATTCATTTGAAAAGACTAAATTTAATATTCATTTTAATTTTTATTGTTTTAATCACTCTTTTGTCAAGAGTATATTTTTTAAGTATTAAATCAAATACCTATTATGAAGAGTTATCAAAAAGAAACTATATTAAAAGAATATATAAAGTACCCAACAGAGGAATAATAAAAGATAGAAATGGCGTGCCTTTAGCTATGAATAAGTTAGGGTTTTCTATAAATCTAAAACCCCACTTACAATCTTATAAAAACAAAAAAAGACTTGAAGAACTAATTACTTTGATAAATAAACATTTTCCCGAATATAAAAAAGAGGAGTTATATAAAGAGTATAAAAAACTTGACTCAAACTATAAACATGATTTCGTAAAAATTGTAGATTTTATTCCTTATGACAACTTTTTTGACAAATATACACTCTTTAATTCAAATGATGATATCCAAATTAAATCTGAAGTAAAAAGAGTATATCCCGAAGGTAAAAATGCTTCACATATTATAGGTTATATAGGTAAAGCATCAAGATTAGATATTCAAAATAATGAATTTTCAAAATATAGCGGTATAATCGGTAAAAACGGTTTAGAGAAGTATTATAATGACAAACTTCAGGGTGAATTAGGAGTAAAAGTAGTAAAAGTTAATGCTCTAAATAAAGAGATAGAACTTTTAG
It encodes the following:
- a CDS encoding synaptonemal complex protein 1, producing the protein MIVSNNNNLLNILLPNDNKALKEVLKEADSKTLESLSKGSTSVGDILKNLFSDLKTGEKNLSTIENLLKNSNSFKELGNFSKSISTLLDKLDPSMEKFRPLLKAFSKDISNLDANKLKDLISKSGVFLEAKTLQQTSGNQNMPKSLENILIEIKNVLKDIPNLQSKNLTNLIDKMLQKSDSSQQLTNDLKTLTNGLQEVSKGLNNRQIDNLLNLANTLKNISSEGQLIESKIENFKPLQNSQNSQIQNQTILQNKQDLITKTIDTLFQLKNEISLNNNLPNKQNLLNQIDTLLQSKDLFLQNSSQTEVKNMLNQLSDLIQSKDFPSSNNLERFAMNLKNQSDEIINLENKLFQNQNIQAEKNSLTKEIQQTLFNLKNEILNLNTSDNKLINQIIDKLLNIQNLFSKVEIPFDMKSLQQTNLLNNFQSNFASNINNLIVNLKESIVNLNLEPQNLNLHNTIFKNIEKLETIAHNLLQPSNLIDKQTSQNSLHNDIKAVLLQMQGELQTKSDSDSVELSKQVDKMVTQIEYHQLLSITSNSNNVYLPFIWDMLDDGTISMKKLEEEKFYCEINLSLKEFGQTRLLLALYDKNKLDMTIYVSKESFKQTFRENLTKLKQALNSANLIPVDIKIIDMKRERQTGENKQNINPYGQNQDLNTGFNIRV
- a CDS encoding EscU/YscU/HrcU family type III secretion system export apparatus switch protein codes for the protein MKKNNLQKAVALGYDIQTDAAPKVIAKGSGALANNIIKIAQENDIPIKKDEDLIELLSAIDIDKEIPDSMYKAVAEIFAFIYDLTKNEREKKEKEK